One Caenibius sp. WL genomic window, CGTCATCGATCTGGTGCTGCCGGGCCCCGAAGTTCTCGAACTGTCGGCCCCGCTCGAACTGCCCCGCTCATTTATAGCGGAAGCCCCGCCGGAAACGCCGGAACAACCCGCACCCGCAACGCAACCTTCCCTGCCCCCGGCAGTCGAGGAGGCAGTCGAGGAATGTGTGGAAGCAGCACCTACTCCCGCCGCGCCTGCGGCTGTGGAGGAAACTGCGGCCTCCTCCCTCCCGCAGGCGATGCCGGTGGAGGAGGAGGGCGCAAACGAAACCATCGCCATCGGCACGCTGGTGCGCCGGATCGAAGCTTTCCAGCGCGCGCGCAATGGCCAGACGCTGCACGGCCCGCGTGCGATGCCGTTCAGCGCCCCCCCGCATGAAGGCGCGGATCAGGCCGGGGAACCAGCCCGCAGCGCATTCGATTTCGCCACCGACGCCAACGGGCGGATCAACTGGAGCGAGCCCGCTTTCGCCCCGATGGCTGTCGGGCTGGCGCTTGCCAGCGAAGCGGCCGAATCCCCCGCCCAGCTTTCCGCCGTTGCCCGCACGGCATTGCGGCAGCGCCAGCCCTTGCGCGGCGCGCCTGTCGCCATCACCGGCGCGCCGGCGATTTCCGGCGCCTGGCGCATCGATGCCTATCCCCGTTTCGACCGGGATACCGGGCACTATCTTGGCCATTATGGGCGGATGCGGCGAATGCCCGCCGCCAAGCCCGCCGTCCGCCCGCAAACGGACCAGACTGCCGACCGCATGCGGCAGATTCTCCACGAATTGCGCACGCCGGTGAACGCGATTCAGGGCTTTGCCGAAATCATCCAGCAGCAGCTCTATGGCCCGGCGCCGCACGAATACCGGGCGCTGGCGGCCACTATCGCCAGCGATGCCGCGCGCATCCTCGCCGGGTTCGATGAGCTGGACCGGCTGGCGCGGCTGGAAAGCGGCGCGCTCGAACTGGACGAAGGACAGTGCGACATCGCCGCGATTCTGGCGATGCTGACCGAACAGATCCGCCCCGCCCTGCTCCCGCGTAGCAGCGAAATCACTGTCACCGGCACGGAAGGTCCGCTGCCCGTTCCCATGGCCGCACACGATGCCGAACGGCTGTGCTGGCGCCTGATGGCAACGCTGGCCGGGGAAGCCAGCGCCGGGGAAGAAATCGCGCTGCATGTCACGCATGAGGAAACCGGCGCCCTGATCGCCATCGATCTGCCCGCCAGCCTTGCCGGGACGGCGGATATCTTTTCCGCCTCGCTCCAGGGCAACCAGCGGACGATCAGCGCGGGCATGTTCGGCAGCGGCTTTACTTTGCGGCTGGCCCGGGCGGAAGCGCGCGCGGTGGGCGGCGATCTTGCGCGCGAAGGCGATACGATCCACCTTTGCCTTCCGCTTGTGAACGGCAAAGACGATCAGCCGGACGAAACCCGGACTGGCGCCGAACCGACAGGAGCGATCCCCGCCTGAACGGGCCAACCGGAAGCGGGCCGTGTGCGATGCGATCCATCACCGATCTTCCTCCTCCGGCGGCCATGGCGCGCTTCCCGGCGGGCTTCGGGCCTCGTTTTCTGCTGACGGTCGATACCGAGGAAGAGTTCGACTGGAACGCGCCGTTCCGCCGTGGCGGCCACGGTCTCGATCATGTGCCTCATCTGCGCAAGTTCCAGCATTTCTGCGACGGGCACGGCGTCGCTCCGGTCTATCTCATCGATCACCCCATTGCGACATCCCCCGCCGCAATCGAAATCCTGCGCGAGGCGGCGCGCGATGGCCGGGCGGAAATCGGGGCCCAACTGCATCCATGGGTCAATCCGCCGTTCACCGAAGAACTATGCGATTTCAACAGCTTTTCAGGCAACCTTCCTCCTCAACTGGAGCAAGAGAAATTCCGCGTCCTGCATGATTGCATCGCCGGGGCGATGGGGGCGAAACCGCTGATCTATCGCGCGGGGCGCTATGGCCTGGGGCCCCATACCGCCACCATCCTGCGCAGCGCGGGGATCGCGGTCGACAGTTCGGTGAGAGCGCGTTTCGATTATACAAGCGCCGGGGGCGTGAATTACCGCCATCATCCTGCCCATCCCTATTGGGCGGATGACGAGCGCACGCTGCTCGAACTGCCGCTGACCACGGTTTTCAGCGGCGGCTGGCGGCGCATGGGGGATCGGCTTTATCCCGCGCTCTGGCGCATGCCGATGCTGCGGGGAATCCTCGCCCGGTGCGGACTGCTCGAACGCATTCCGCTGACGCCCGAAGGCATCACCGTGGCCGAAGCGAAACGGGGCATCGACGCCGCTCTGGCGGAAGAGTTGCCGCTGCTGGTGTTTTCCTTCCACAGCCCATCGCTGCATCCGGGAAACACGCCCTATGTGCGGCACGAGGAAGACCTGGCCCGCTTCTACAACTGGTGGCGCGAAATTTTCGCCTATCTCGCCCAGCAAGGGGTGCGGCCAACCAGCATTTCCGCCATTACCGACGCCGTCCAGCGTTGAAGGAAAACAGGGGGTTACCAGGTACAGCTCGCACCCGATCCGATGCTGTTACTGAGAGTACGAGACGACCACCGACGTCTGCCCCTCATCCGGCGCGGCGGTGATGGAGGCCTTCTTCCCGTTGCCTTCGGCAGAGATCATGCTGACTTCGGATGTCGTCATATCGGACGCGATGGTCAGCCCGGCAGCAGTGAACTTGTCCTTGTAGAACGCCGCCACCTTGTCGATGCCATCCTTCGTCGTAAGGACGATATTGGTCCGGTTGCGATCGTCCTTGCGCGTGGTCAGCGCCGTGGTGATCGTCGATCCGGGGTACTGGGGCGCATAGTCCGGCATCTGGGTCTTGGCCGCAGCCGCGCCGTCCGCGGTTGTAATCGAACCTTCGGCGTTGGAGATCGTCGCCGTGCCCGCCTGTTCGTTGCTGGTGAACGTCGTATCGCCGAGCGTCACCGTATCGTCATCCGAACCGCAAGCCGCCAGGGCCAGAGCCCCCAGCACAACAATCGCGCGCATCCCATTCTCCTCATTTTCGCGTACCGATCCCTACCCGGCGAGGGCCGAGCCCGCAAGCCAACGGGCAGAATCCGGCGATCCGGGAAGGCTGGAAGTGGCGGCACAAGCCATGGCCAAGATGTTGAAATATTGGTCGGGGAGACAGGATTCGAACCTGCGACCCTCTGCTCCCAAAGCAGATGCGCTACCAGACTGCGCTACTCCCCGACACCAGGCCGGCAATGGTGGGCCCGGCAGGATTCGAACCCGCGACCTAGCCGTTATGAGCGGCCAGCTCTAACCGCTGAGCTACAGGCCCGGCCATTGCGTTGGGGGGCCTAGCCCGGGCGGCAATCGCAGGCAAGTGGGATGCTTGCAGTTGGCCGCGCTTTTTGCAGCTATCTCGCGCCGAAGCACGCCATTCCCCCGCCGCGGTCAGCGGTTCCGGTTCAGCGGATCGAGCGCCGATGGCCGCCTGGCCGGTGCGGATGCCGGGGTGATACCGCCCTGCATGGCCTGCAACGCGGCAATGCGCTTTTCCGTCTTCGGATGGGTGGAAAACAGTTCCGACAGGCCCACCGGAACGATGTAGAGCTGCGCGGCGGCGGGATTGCGTTCCACCACCGGATTGGGGATGCGTTGCGCCGCGCCGCTGATCTTGGCCAGCGCGGAAGCCAGCGCGGCGGGATTGCCGGAGATTTCCGCCCCCGCCCGGTCCGCGCCGTATTCGCGCGTGCGGCTGATCGCCATCTGCACGATCATCGCCGCGAACGGCGCCATCACCACGGCGAGAATGCCCGCCATCGCATGGCCGCCATTGCCACGATTGCCGCCGAACAGCAGGCCGAAATTGGCGATCATCGAAATGGCCCCGGCGATCGTCGCCACCATCGTCATCACCAGTGTGTCGCGATTGCGGACATGGCCCAGTTCATGCGCCATCACGGCGGCGACTTCCTCGCGGCTCAACATCCGCAGCAATCCGGTGGTGGCGGCCACGGCCGCGTTTTCCGGATTGCGGCCGGTGGCGAAGGCATTGGGCGCATCGGTTTCGACGATATAGACCTTGGGCATCGGCAGCCCGGCATTGCGGGCCAGATCGGCGACCATGCCGTAGAATTCCGGCGCACTGGCGGCATCGACTTCACGCGCATCGTGCATCCGCAGCACGATCTTGTCGGCATTCCAGTACGTGAAGAAATTCATGCCCGCCGCGGCGATCAGCGCGATCAGCGCACCGCCCGAACCGCCGAACGTATAGCCCAGCACCATCAACAGCGCGGTCAGCGCCGACAGAAGCATCGCGGTCTTGAAACCGTTCATCGTTATCCCTTGCCCATGGCAAACAACCCTTGACGGAAATTTAGGAACCCGTGCCGGTTTGACAATGGCCGCGAACCCATTTCCTTTGGCGAGCCATCAAACCACAGGATCGATGAATGCGGCGTGTCTATCTGATTGCGGGAATGACCAGCGTGGTGCTCGGCGTGATTGGCATCCTGCTGCCGATCATGCCCACGGTGCCGTTCCTGATTCTCGCTGCGTGGTGTTTCGGCAAATCGAACCCGGCGTTCGAGCAGCGCCTGCTCAACCATCCGCGTTATGGCCCGCATATCCGCGTCTGGCGCGAACGGCGCGCCATCGCCCGCATCGGCAAGGTCGGCTCGACCATCGCCTTTGCGGGCAGCATCGCGATGGGGTTCTACTTCCTGACCTGGCCCTGGCCGCTGTTCCCGGCTGCCATCGCCGTGATCGTGCTGAGCTGGATCTGGACCCGCCCGGACGCCTGAGCGCCCATCATGCGTTGCCCACCACGAAGCACGCCAGCGCCACCAGCAATCCGGCGAATCGGTTGGAACGGAACCGGGCCAGCGCGTTATCGCCATCGTCCGGCTTCAGCGTCGCCACCTGCCAGGCGAAATGGAGCGCCGCCGGGGCCATCGCCAGCAGGGCCAGCGGATCGCCGCGCAGCAGCCACAGCGCCAGAGTCCACAGCGCCAGCGCCAGCGCATAGCACAGGCCGACCCCGGCCCGAACATGCCGCCCCATGCGCAGCGCGCTCGACCGGATACCGACCAGCGCATCGTCTTCCCGGTCCTGCAAGGCGTAGATCGTATCGTAGCCGATGCACCAGAACATCGCCCCGGCATAGAGCGCAGCGAGCACTTCCCAATGATCGCTGCGCAGCGCGACCCAGCCCACCGGCGCGCCCCAGGTGAACACCAGCCCCAGCCATGCCTGCGGCCACCAGGTGATCCGCTTCATGAACGGGTAGGCCGCCACCAGCGCCAGGCTGCCCAAT contains:
- a CDS encoding histidine kinase dimerization/phospho-acceptor domain-containing protein, whose amino-acid sequence is MYFDDRLATVLRTGIGGDRALRTQFRQLLDLLGTLPDGADGPLVDAAFARLALLSGELPAALRGNMIREPGLRLVSARLIATLATQEIEVASAAMAAARLPDSAWQALIPDLPLTARGFLRHRRDLGDGANAVLQQLGVIDLVLPGPEVLELSAPLELPRSFIAEAPPETPEQPAPATQPSLPPAVEEAVEECVEAAPTPAAPAAVEETAASSLPQAMPVEEEGANETIAIGTLVRRIEAFQRARNGQTLHGPRAMPFSAPPHEGADQAGEPARSAFDFATDANGRINWSEPAFAPMAVGLALASEAAESPAQLSAVARTALRQRQPLRGAPVAITGAPAISGAWRIDAYPRFDRDTGHYLGHYGRMRRMPAAKPAVRPQTDQTADRMRQILHELRTPVNAIQGFAEIIQQQLYGPAPHEYRALAATIASDAARILAGFDELDRLARLESGALELDEGQCDIAAILAMLTEQIRPALLPRSSEITVTGTEGPLPVPMAAHDAERLCWRLMATLAGEASAGEEIALHVTHEETGALIAIDLPASLAGTADIFSASLQGNQRTISAGMFGSGFTLRLARAEARAVGGDLAREGDTIHLCLPLVNGKDDQPDETRTGAEPTGAIPA
- a CDS encoding polysaccharide deacetylase family protein yields the protein MRSITDLPPPAAMARFPAGFGPRFLLTVDTEEEFDWNAPFRRGGHGLDHVPHLRKFQHFCDGHGVAPVYLIDHPIATSPAAIEILREAARDGRAEIGAQLHPWVNPPFTEELCDFNSFSGNLPPQLEQEKFRVLHDCIAGAMGAKPLIYRAGRYGLGPHTATILRSAGIAVDSSVRARFDYTSAGGVNYRHHPAHPYWADDERTLLELPLTTVFSGGWRRMGDRLYPALWRMPMLRGILARCGLLERIPLTPEGITVAEAKRGIDAALAEELPLLVFSFHSPSLHPGNTPYVRHEEDLARFYNWWREIFAYLAQQGVRPTSISAITDAVQR
- the htpX gene encoding zinc metalloprotease HtpX, with the translated sequence MNGFKTAMLLSALTALLMVLGYTFGGSGGALIALIAAAGMNFFTYWNADKIVLRMHDAREVDAASAPEFYGMVADLARNAGLPMPKVYIVETDAPNAFATGRNPENAAVAATTGLLRMLSREEVAAVMAHELGHVRNRDTLVMTMVATIAGAISMIANFGLLFGGNRGNGGHAMAGILAVVMAPFAAMIVQMAISRTREYGADRAGAEISGNPAALASALAKISGAAQRIPNPVVERNPAAAQLYIVPVGLSELFSTHPKTEKRIAALQAMQGGITPASAPARRPSALDPLNRNR
- a CDS encoding YbaN family protein; the protein is MRRVYLIAGMTSVVLGVIGILLPIMPTVPFLILAAWCFGKSNPAFEQRLLNHPRYGPHIRVWRERRAIARIGKVGSTIAFAGSIAMGFYFLTWPWPLFPAAIAVIVLSWIWTRPDA
- the ubiA gene encoding 4-hydroxybenzoate octaprenyltransferase, whose protein sequence is MTDAIVPDSQHRGFVARLPQLPRDLAQLARFDRPIGWWLLFWPCVWGTWLAGAGWQWTLLGWFLLGSIAMRGAGCVYNDIVDADLDRQVARTASRPVASGRVSRKLAWAWLGVLCLIGLAVLLQLRWQAQLVALGSLALVAAYPFMKRITWWPQAWLGLVFTWGAPVGWVALRSDHWEVLAALYAGAMFWCIGYDTIYALQDREDDALVGIRSSALRMGRHVRAGVGLCYALALALWTLALWLLRGDPLALLAMAPAALHFAWQVATLKPDDGDNALARFRSNRFAGLLVALACFVVGNA